A portion of the Homalodisca vitripennis isolate AUS2020 chromosome 2, UT_GWSS_2.1, whole genome shotgun sequence genome contains these proteins:
- the LOC124355756 gene encoding adenine phosphoribosyltransferase, with translation RDIFSVLRSSAAFHALQELFTSHVRKLGGVDVIAALESRGFLFGPTLALELDLPFVPIRKKGKLPGKVNQVAFTLEYGIDTFEIQTESILPSQKVVLLDDLLATGGSLAASCQLITQLGAEVVECLVVIELTDLKGRDKIPAPVHSFIQETES, from the exons AGAGACATATTTTCTGTATTGAGAAGTTCTGCAGCATTTCATGCACTTCAGGAACTGTTCACTAGTCATGTGAGGAAACTGGGCGGTGTGGATGTGATAGCAGCACTGGAGTCTAGGGGTTTCCTGTTCGGCCCCACACTAGCTCTGGAGCTTGATTTGCCATTTGTTCCTATCCGGAAGAAAGGCAAGCTCCCTGGGAAAGTCAACCAAGTTGCTTTTACACTAGAATATGGGATT GATACATTTGAGATACAAACAGAAAGTATTCTTCCTAGTCAAAAAGTGGTGCTACTGGACGACCTGCTGGCCACTGGAG GCAGTTTGGCAGCATCGTGTCAGTTGATTACACAACTTGGGGCCGAGGTTGTGGAGTGTCTCGTGGTCATAGAATTGACAGATTTGAAAGGCCGAGACAAAATTCCAGCTCCTGTACATTCTTTCATTCAAGAGACAGAAAGCTAG